One Oncorhynchus keta strain PuntledgeMale-10-30-2019 chromosome 23, Oket_V2, whole genome shotgun sequence DNA segment encodes these proteins:
- the LOC118402562 gene encoding retinol-binding protein 1-like, with translation MPVDLNGYWKMISNDNFEEYLKALDVNVAIRKIATLLKPDKDINHDGDHIVIKTLSTFKNYNMDFHVGKEFEEDLSGVDDRKCMTTISWEGDNLVCVQKGEKEGRGWTHWVEGDELHLELRACGAVCKQVFKKT, from the exons ATGCCAGTTGATCTGAATGGGTATTGGAAAATGATCTCAAATGACAACTTCGAGGAGTACTTAAAGGCCCTCG ATGTAAATGTTGCCATTAGGAAAATTGCCACCTTGTTGAAGCCTGACAAAGACATCAATCACGATGGTGACCACATAGTCATCAAGACCCTCAGTACCTTTAAGAACTACAACATGGATTTCCATGTTGGCAAGGAGTTTGAAGAGGATCTGTCAGGGGTGGATGACAGAAAATGCATG accacTATCTCATGGGAGGGAGACAATCTGGTGTGTGTgcagaagggagagaaagaaggaagaggCTGGACCCATTGGGTGGAGGGGGATGAGCTTCATCTG GAGCTGAGAGCTTGTGGAGCTGTGTGCAAGCAGGTCTTCAAGAAAACCTAA